The Phycisphaerae bacterium genome window below encodes:
- a CDS encoding DUF3987 domain-containing protein, which yields MTRRLLDARAGGNGALTKNPTRLDETPSDDTKSGGFGYVEAVSDPDFEWQALPEDALPVGLREIVQHGAKALGVDPALVALPGLAVLATCIGTTRALLLQRSWIAYSILWAATVLRSGGRKSPAQELVLDPLSRLQLGRLREYELALERYEADSLQYKTALGDWGKGKPGARGEPPAKPEEPIPIRYLTSDTTIEALAWLLQSNRRGVGVFNDELAGFLKSFDAYKSKGGGDAARWLELHRAGTLVVDRKHGNPKTIYVPRAAVTIAGTVQPGTLQRLLTPEYFENGLAARFIFAAPPEKPRRYVEADIPKHAQERYTELLRRLLALDHQADEQGELGPKLIRLSPEAKALWVAWVDEIGARIDAALDDDVKAFLSKAEELPARLALIDHCTRIVSSPDIPEDVLEADSMRRGIDIARWASLATLNVYAGLREPEGKREGRKLLTWVQAHGGKCTARDVVRGVWRYRGDPQGAKLALDALVNDGLGQWDWSSGPGRPTAVFRITLPHRHSETPNDGPESEGFVESTAGNETIGTTAWEPLDVLPEECTGADPPSDYESGN from the coding sequence GTGACAAGACGACTCCTCGACGCCCGAGCGGGCGGCAACGGTGCCCTCACCAAAAACCCCACCCGCCTCGACGAAACCCCAAGCGACGATACCAAGAGCGGGGGTTTCGGATATGTCGAGGCGGTAAGTGATCCGGATTTTGAGTGGCAAGCTCTCCCCGAGGATGCTCTCCCCGTGGGGCTGCGGGAGATCGTGCAGCATGGGGCAAAGGCCCTCGGTGTCGATCCGGCTCTTGTTGCCCTCCCTGGGCTGGCTGTGCTCGCAACGTGCATCGGAACAACGCGGGCATTGCTCCTACAGAGATCGTGGATCGCTTATTCGATCTTGTGGGCTGCGACGGTGCTACGGAGTGGGGGGCGGAAAAGCCCAGCTCAGGAGCTGGTGCTCGATCCCCTGTCGAGACTCCAGCTTGGGCGGTTGCGGGAATACGAGCTTGCCCTCGAACGGTACGAAGCCGACTCCCTGCAATACAAGACGGCCCTGGGCGATTGGGGAAAGGGCAAGCCCGGTGCTCGTGGTGAACCCCCGGCAAAACCTGAGGAGCCGATCCCGATCCGGTATTTGACGAGCGACACGACGATTGAAGCCCTTGCATGGCTCCTGCAATCGAACCGTCGAGGAGTTGGCGTATTCAATGATGAGCTTGCCGGTTTCCTCAAGTCGTTTGATGCCTACAAGAGCAAGGGCGGCGGTGATGCTGCTCGATGGCTGGAGCTTCATCGGGCGGGCACGCTGGTAGTTGATAGAAAGCATGGAAATCCCAAGACGATATACGTGCCCCGGGCAGCGGTAACGATCGCGGGCACGGTGCAACCCGGCACACTGCAACGGCTCCTGACGCCCGAGTATTTCGAGAATGGGCTCGCTGCTCGGTTCATATTCGCTGCTCCCCCCGAGAAGCCCCGTCGATACGTCGAGGCTGATATCCCCAAGCACGCGCAAGAGCGATACACGGAGCTACTGAGACGACTGCTCGCACTCGATCACCAAGCAGATGAACAAGGGGAGCTTGGCCCGAAGTTAATCCGACTCTCCCCCGAGGCGAAAGCCCTATGGGTTGCATGGGTTGATGAGATCGGAGCCCGTATCGATGCTGCCCTTGATGATGACGTGAAGGCGTTTCTCTCCAAGGCCGAGGAGCTTCCTGCCCGCCTGGCTCTCATCGATCACTGCACGCGAATCGTAAGCAGCCCTGATATTCCCGAGGACGTGCTCGAAGCCGACTCCATGCGACGGGGTATTGATATTGCTCGATGGGCATCGCTGGCAACGCTCAACGTATACGCTGGATTGCGGGAGCCTGAAGGTAAGCGTGAGGGGCGTAAGCTCCTGACTTGGGTGCAGGCGCACGGGGGAAAGTGTACTGCCCGCGATGTAGTCCGTGGTGTATGGCGATATCGAGGCGATCCCCAAGGGGCAAAGCTGGCCCTCGACGCCCTGGTAAATGATGGACTCGGGCAATGGGATTGGTCCAGCGGCCCGGGGCGTCCGACGGCTGTATTTCGGATAACGCTCCCGCATCGACACAGCGAAACTCCGAATGACGGCCCCGAGAGTGAGGGTTTCGTCGAGAGCACAGCGGGAAATGAGACGATCGGCACAACGGCATGGGAGCCCTTGGACGTGCTGCCCGAGGAGTGTACGGGCGCCGATCCCCCGTCGGATTACGAATCGGGTAACTAG
- a CDS encoding helix-turn-helix transcriptional regulator translates to MQGTEQLIELARQAFHETGWSIKRLSRESGVSYAMAHGFVSGTREQTLSTLVRILNGLGYDLTIRKQKSKLRP, encoded by the coding sequence GTGCAAGGAACTGAACAACTCATCGAATTAGCTCGCCAAGCGTTTCACGAGACGGGATGGAGCATCAAGCGGCTTTCGCGTGAATCGGGCGTGAGCTACGCGATGGCTCACGGATTCGTCAGCGGCACCCGGGAGCAGACGCTTTCGACGTTGGTTCGGATTCTCAACGGGCTCGGCTACGATCTCACCATTCGGAAGCAGAAATCCAAGCTGCGGCCGTAG
- a CDS encoding PD40 domain-containing protein, which yields MNGSLPLDRGDGPGLSPGGTGRRRSPWLVGLILLAATLGGTTVGVLAYAFWPLHEAFYTDADTIREDSDVARVRDVLWQPPKMVAELSELGSELYEPRISADGSTLFFVRGKAGDNADIYVARRTLDGWVDPQPLEGINTPDDDLGPQPSHDGRQLYFYSNRLGGFGGYDLWVAQRLEGEGDRVRFGEPMNLGPAVNSPFNEYVPALTASGDALYFASNRPQPSDTAQPDPGAWPGTVREDLFHRTYDLYVAAIGDAGVQTARPLAALNTPYNEGSPAVTPSGDFLYFASDRPGGSGAFDLYRTRRLSGEHLSAENLGPAVNSIANDLDPALGMDGFALLFSSDRPAHLMGGAVADGTSRTDTANDTTAAPPYRLYNTVSREVFLDTRTYRREFDWAAFLWNLGTGLLWTLLALLLLLALLALARDLRARKLSLLARCLLASLALHLLLLFLLSIWHVTASILGPPRAGGGVQVALAAPAKGQDLAKQIRGRVVEELAAALPELNEVRSETPVLRKDVLSELAEVSSAFTPIKAPRDVVPLEELREAPAFEPRSTSFTPDLSVDITPVPIRGSLALPETAVPIRLEEERPPDQPNVSASEPRLPDFPVIAGTTEFTLQTIDPERLAPRISDTHDGEKFAAIIPAQIETSPQEGRPSPRRVTLPSLQQTLMEWPDITMPLTEPRPIRSPETATLDVSAAELLGAALPPRAAHVSTALSASDTVRVEPAPASWQPESKPTTLNLEPAHDSQPPKSPTAFAPPMHEVPPAMPSSDAALTLALPNSAPITRRDETTDNAAPPTFTRSADPLRADLPVSSAPAQFELIEIEPIAPLGNPEYENARDRIAIAQPPTEAKPRPSNNPNTLSPVALSLDPDVLPALAEFSVELETQPYNSPWPMRRAEERNRAMGNDGQSKVEDATAMALRWLADHQSRDGHWDGRTFDANCGRCGGEATVDTNVALTSMSILSFQAAGHDHLRPGPFRRMLARSLDWLLVQQSQEGEFGADESLYSHALATLALGEALAMTGDPALRNPLEGAVRFLESSSRSSEAGWSAKEGEPPDTAVLGWVVHALSVAQTAGVNPAPESLDRAAQWLSRVSSRTQPGEYGFQPDRGLTTAMTAEALFTQQLLGRRPDEPLMRASASLIMHEPPDWKREPNTYLWYFASMALQQHSGEGPLQWISAATRELIENQRKQGPARGSWDPIGQWSQTGGRVYQTALCVLILQTPWRYPIRVETGDVPDVPEDAIGIVQGRVVSAEDGQPLPSASVRLDLPDRPAVVVRTDGTGHYQLFTPELPPYFALTATLEGYTPLSVNASSAPLLNPGRSFQDGVVVDFELERERESVVSIEPEPELHHLGDNRFDGRINSQFQKKAEGAIFETTFRISADQLPPRFTAAELRLLAKGVQYPHRLYINDILLEEYLDDAPSDGSFGSFGTDFDPGILREGENTLTIRAGGRPGDVDDFEFVNLQIRLSR from the coding sequence ATGAACGGTTCCCTACCGCTTGACCGTGGAGACGGCCCGGGCTTGTCGCCGGGGGGAACGGGCCGGCGGCGCTCGCCGTGGCTGGTGGGCCTGATCCTCCTTGCAGCGACGCTCGGCGGAACCACAGTCGGGGTTCTGGCCTACGCTTTCTGGCCACTGCACGAGGCCTTTTACACCGACGCCGACACCATTCGGGAGGACAGCGACGTCGCGCGCGTGCGTGACGTCCTCTGGCAACCTCCGAAGATGGTTGCGGAGCTCAGTGAACTAGGCTCGGAATTGTATGAGCCACGAATCAGTGCCGACGGATCGACGCTGTTCTTTGTGCGTGGAAAAGCTGGCGATAACGCTGACATTTATGTCGCCCGGCGAACCCTTGACGGCTGGGTCGACCCCCAGCCACTCGAAGGCATCAACACGCCGGATGACGATCTCGGACCGCAGCCGTCCCACGACGGCCGGCAACTGTACTTCTACAGCAATCGCCTTGGCGGATTCGGCGGATACGATCTCTGGGTCGCGCAACGTCTGGAAGGGGAAGGAGATCGGGTCCGCTTTGGCGAGCCGATGAACCTCGGTCCGGCGGTCAATTCGCCGTTTAACGAATACGTTCCGGCGCTGACCGCTTCGGGCGACGCGCTGTACTTCGCTTCCAATCGGCCCCAGCCAAGCGATACGGCGCAGCCCGATCCGGGCGCCTGGCCGGGCACCGTCCGCGAAGACCTATTCCATCGAACCTACGATCTATACGTGGCGGCAATCGGCGACGCCGGAGTCCAAACCGCCAGGCCGCTTGCGGCTCTGAACACCCCATACAACGAAGGGTCGCCGGCCGTCACCCCGTCTGGCGATTTTCTCTATTTCGCGTCCGATCGACCTGGAGGAAGCGGCGCATTCGATCTCTATCGAACGCGACGGCTGAGTGGTGAACATCTTTCAGCGGAGAACCTCGGACCGGCGGTCAACAGCATCGCGAATGATCTCGATCCGGCTCTGGGCATGGACGGATTCGCCCTGCTGTTCAGCTCCGATCGACCAGCACACTTGATGGGCGGTGCCGTCGCGGATGGCACGTCGCGCACCGATACCGCCAACGACACGACCGCGGCGCCACCTTACCGACTCTACAACACCGTCTCCCGAGAGGTTTTCCTCGACACACGGACCTACAGACGTGAGTTCGACTGGGCGGCATTCCTGTGGAACCTCGGCACAGGACTGCTTTGGACGCTCCTTGCGCTGTTGCTCCTCCTGGCGTTGCTTGCGCTGGCCCGCGACCTGCGCGCCCGCAAGTTGAGCCTGCTGGCACGATGCCTCCTGGCTTCGCTTGCGCTGCACTTGCTGCTGCTGTTCTTGTTAAGCATCTGGCATGTGACCGCTTCGATTCTCGGTCCTCCTCGGGCAGGTGGCGGCGTGCAGGTGGCCCTGGCCGCACCGGCAAAGGGTCAGGATCTGGCGAAACAGATACGCGGGCGCGTTGTCGAGGAACTGGCTGCCGCGCTGCCGGAACTGAACGAGGTTCGTTCAGAAACGCCGGTTCTGCGGAAGGACGTGCTTTCCGAGTTGGCCGAGGTCTCTTCGGCTTTCACTCCGATCAAGGCCCCTCGAGACGTGGTTCCGTTGGAGGAGCTTCGCGAGGCACCGGCGTTCGAGCCTCGATCGACCTCATTCACTCCCGACCTCTCCGTGGACATCACCCCCGTGCCGATCAGAGGGAGTCTCGCGCTGCCCGAGACCGCAGTGCCCATTCGTTTGGAGGAGGAACGGCCGCCCGATCAACCGAACGTTTCCGCCTCGGAACCCAGATTGCCAGACTTTCCGGTCATTGCGGGGACGACGGAATTCACGCTGCAAACGATCGACCCGGAACGTCTCGCGCCGCGAATTTCCGATACTCATGATGGAGAGAAATTCGCGGCCATTATTCCTGCGCAGATCGAAACCTCCCCCCAAGAAGGGCGTCCGTCGCCGCGACGAGTCACTCTGCCTTCCTTGCAACAGACGCTGATGGAATGGCCTGATATCACCATGCCTTTGACGGAACCGCGGCCGATCCGTTCACCAGAAACGGCCACACTGGACGTGTCGGCCGCCGAGTTACTCGGTGCAGCGCTGCCTCCGAGAGCCGCGCATGTCTCCACGGCGCTCTCGGCTTCAGACACGGTGCGGGTGGAGCCGGCGCCGGCTTCATGGCAGCCGGAGTCGAAACCAACGACCCTGAACCTGGAACCGGCGCACGACTCGCAGCCGCCGAAATCGCCGACGGCCTTCGCTCCTCCAATGCACGAGGTGCCCCCCGCCATGCCATCATCCGACGCCGCACTGACCCTGGCACTGCCTAATTCGGCGCCGATAACAAGGCGAGACGAGACGACGGACAACGCCGCGCCCCCCACCTTCACGAGATCGGCCGATCCGCTTCGCGCCGATCTGCCCGTCTCAAGCGCGCCTGCGCAGTTCGAATTGATCGAGATCGAACCGATAGCGCCACTGGGCAACCCCGAATACGAAAACGCTCGCGACCGGATTGCCATTGCGCAACCGCCTACCGAGGCGAAGCCTCGGCCGAGTAACAATCCAAACACTCTTTCGCCGGTCGCGCTCTCTCTGGATCCAGATGTCCTCCCCGCATTGGCGGAATTCTCCGTAGAGCTGGAAACGCAGCCGTACAACAGTCCTTGGCCAATGCGCCGGGCGGAAGAGCGCAATCGCGCGATGGGCAACGATGGTCAAAGCAAGGTCGAGGACGCCACCGCCATGGCCCTGCGCTGGCTCGCGGACCACCAGAGTCGAGACGGCCACTGGGACGGGCGGACGTTCGACGCCAACTGCGGAAGGTGCGGCGGAGAGGCAACCGTCGATACGAACGTGGCGTTGACTTCGATGTCGATCCTATCCTTTCAGGCAGCCGGCCACGACCACCTTCGCCCGGGGCCATTCCGCCGGATGCTGGCGCGCTCCCTCGACTGGCTGCTCGTGCAACAATCGCAGGAAGGCGAATTTGGGGCCGACGAATCACTCTACAGCCACGCGCTCGCAACACTGGCCCTGGGAGAGGCGTTGGCGATGACCGGCGATCCGGCGCTGCGGAACCCGTTGGAGGGTGCGGTTCGATTCCTGGAAAGCAGTTCTCGCAGCAGCGAAGCAGGTTGGTCCGCAAAGGAGGGAGAGCCTCCCGACACGGCCGTGCTGGGCTGGGTCGTTCATGCACTGAGTGTCGCGCAGACCGCGGGCGTTAATCCCGCTCCCGAATCTCTCGACCGTGCCGCACAATGGCTTTCGCGTGTTTCGTCGCGAACGCAGCCGGGAGAGTACGGCTTCCAACCCGACCGCGGCCTCACAACCGCCATGACGGCTGAAGCACTGTTCACGCAGCAGCTACTCGGCCGACGACCGGATGAACCGTTGATGCGCGCCTCGGCATCGCTGATCATGCACGAGCCGCCTGACTGGAAGCGCGAGCCCAACACCTACCTCTGGTATTTCGCGTCCATGGCCCTGCAACAACACTCTGGAGAAGGACCCCTACAATGGATCAGCGCCGCCACGCGCGAGCTCATCGAGAATCAGCGGAAACAAGGTCCAGCGCGAGGCAGTTGGGACCCGATCGGCCAGTGGTCACAGACTGGCGGGCGCGTTTATCAGACCGCGCTTTGCGTGCTCATTCTCCAAACGCCGTGGCGATACCCCATTCGTGTTGAAACCGGCGATGTACCGGATGTTCCCGAAGACGCCATTGGAATCGTTCAGGGACGGGTAGTTTCGGCCGAAGACGGACAGCCGTTGCCTTCAGCGTCGGTACGACTGGATCTGCCGGATCGCCCGGCTGTCGTCGTTCGAACGGACGGAACAGGCCACTATCAGTTGTTTACGCCCGAGCTTCCACCCTACTTCGCGCTCACGGCCACGCTGGAAGGATACACGCCGCTGAGCGTCAATGCGTCGTCCGCACCACTGCTCAATCCCGGACGGAGCTTCCAGGACGGAGTCGTGGTCGACTTCGAACTGGAGCGGGAGCGTGAAAGCGTCGTCTCTATCGAACCGGAACCGGAGCTGCACCATCTCGGCGACAACCGCTTCGACGGAAGGATCAACAGCCAATTCCAGAAGAAGGCCGAGGGAGCGATCTTTGAGACGACATTCCGAATTTCAGCCGATCAACTGCCACCACGATTCACCGCCGCGGAACTTCGACTGCTGGCCAAGGGCGTCCAATATCCCCACAGGTTGTATATCAACGACATCCTGCTCGAGGAGTATCTCGATGACGCCCCGTCCGACGGAAGCTTCGGCTCGTTCGGCACGGATTTTGATCCGGGCATTCTCCGCGAAGGCGAAAACACGCTCACCATCCGCGCGGGCGGACGTCCCGGCGACGTGGACGATTTCGAGTTCGTCAATCTCCAGATCCGGCTCTCGCGCTGA